The DNA window ACGAAGTTGAAAAACTTCTCAATGTTTCCGATTCCACCGCAACAAGATATTTAAACGAACTTAAAGATGAGGGTGTAATAGAGCAAGTTGGAGATACGGGAAGGGGTACTTACTACCGGAAAATAAACGGGTCACTGCAGTGACCCGTTTATTTTTTACCCGGACTTTAGGTTTAAGCACGCCTGTATAATGAAGATATGGTTAATACAACACCATTTTTAATTTTTTTGTCAATTTTGACAGAAGTTCATTAGCAAGGTAGTATTTACGAGTGCGTAATTACAATTAAGCGTATTTGTAAAATTATGGAAGTATCCCAAACAAAAAAGGAGGCACCAATGAAAGGCAACTCTCTCTTGGCAAAGTTTTTTACAGGTGATGTCAAAAAGAAATTGCAAAACGTCCGCACAACAAGCGGATTTACTATTGAAGATGTGGTTCGCTCGGGAACAGAAAACCCCGACAGCAGCATAGGTGTTTACGCGCCTGACGAGGAGTCATACAAGGTTTTTGGCGCGCTTTTTAATCCTGTGATAGAAGAGTACCACGGGCATACAGAGGATGATTTCCATAAAAATAATTTTAACGCGGATGAGCTGGACATAAGCAATCCGGACGAAGAAGGCGCTTTCATTGTATCTACGCGAGTAAGGGTCGGCAGAAATCTTAAAGATTTTCCTTTTAACCCGGGCATCTCCAGAAAGGAGCGTCTCGAGGTAGAAAGGCGTGTTGTTGAGGCCCTTGAGTCACTTGAGGGCGACTTGTCCGGAAAGTATTACCCGCTTTCCGGTATGAAGGAAGAGGTAAGAGAACAGTTGGTTGAGGACCACTTCCTTTTCAAACAGGGAGACAGGTTTTTGGAAAGCGCGGGCGTAAACCACGACTGGCCTGAGGGCAGGGGTATTTTCCACTCCGACGACAAGAAGTTTCTTGTTTGGGTGAACGAAGAAGACCAGTTGCGTATAATTTCCATGGAACAGGGTGGCGACATTTACTCTGTTTTCAACCGTCTTGCGAGAGCTGTTTCCGCTCTTGAGAAAAAACTTGAGTTTGCGTGTTCTGAAAAACTCGGATATCTTTCCAGTTGTCCGACAAATCTGGGAACAGCAATGAGGGCAAGCGTTCACATGAGTCTGCCAAAACTAAGCCAGCGGGACGGTTTTAAGGAGATGTGCGAAGAGATGGGTCTGTCTTGTTCGCGGAATTCATGGAGAGCACTCCGAGAGCGAGGGTGGAGTATATGACATCTCCAACAAGCGCCGACTCGGCGTTACAGAAGTTGAAGCGATAGAAGTACTCCATAGCGGAGTCAAAAAATTGATGGAAATGGAAAGTTCTTTAGCCACAGAAGAGGCATAAACGGGCAGTAGTTGTTTGAGTGCCGACAAGTAGTACATGTAAAAACACCGTTTTAAACGGTGTTTTATTTTTGTTGATGGCAGGCAGTTCAAATGCTACGATTAAACAATATGGAGATATTTTTAATATCAGTGATAACAATTACAGCATCTTTTGTAGGTACAGTGACAGGGTTTGGAATTGCGACCATACTGCTTCCTGTTCTTTTGCTTTTTTACCCTTTGCCTGCAAGCCTGCTCATATCAGGAATTGTACATATATTTAACGATATATGGCACATTAGTTTGTTTAAAGAAGGTATACGCTGGAAACTTATATTTGAATTCGGCATACCGGCATTTTTAGCTTCCATAATTGGCGCAAGTCTTGTCTTTAGTATTCCCGAAAATGCAACAGAAGTAATACTGGGAATATTTTTTATGGGTTATATAGTTCTTCTGCTTTTACACTCTAACTTTAAAATAAAACACAAGGCGTGGACAGCAGTTTTGGGTGGCGCGATATCAGGTTTTATCATAGGTATTTTTGGCGTTGGGGGCGAGATAAGAGCCGCGTTTTTATCCGCCTTTAATTTACCTAAAAAAGTTTACATAGCGACAATAGGCGCGATAGCACTTGTTGGAGACATCGCCCGCGTGGGAACTTATTTTTTTGGAGGAGTGAGAATTAGCGAGTCTCT is part of the Candidatus Spechtbacterales bacterium genome and encodes:
- a CDS encoding phosphagen kinase; protein product: MEVSQTKKEAPMKGNSLLAKFFTGDVKKKLQNVRTTSGFTIEDVVRSGTENPDSSIGVYAPDEESYKVFGALFNPVIEEYHGHTEDDFHKNNFNADELDISNPDEEGAFIVSTRVRVGRNLKDFPFNPGISRKERLEVERRVVEALESLEGDLSGKYYPLSGMKEEVREQLVEDHFLFKQGDRFLESAGVNHDWPEGRGIFHSDDKKFLVWVNEEDQLRIISMEQGGDIYSVFNRLARAVSALEKKLEFACSEKLGYLSSCPTNLGTAMRASVHMSLPKLSQRDGFKEMCEEMGLSCSRNSWRALRERGWSI
- a CDS encoding sulfite exporter TauE/SafE family protein: MEIFLISVITITASFVGTVTGFGIATILLPVLLLFYPLPASLLISGIVHIFNDIWHISLFKEGIRWKLIFEFGIPAFLASIIGASLVFSIPENATEVILGIFFMGYIVLLLLHSNFKIKHKAWTAVLGGAISGFIIGIFGVGGEIRAAFLSAFNLPKKVYIATIGAIALVGDIARVGTYFFGGVRISESLLYGMIIFIFMSYLGARIARRVMDKIPQTYFRNIILIFLFMISIKLLLF